From Methylobacterium radiodurans, a single genomic window includes:
- the bcsS gene encoding cellulose biosynthesis protein BcsS: protein MPVSSGGADWYTGAQAQAVDDSWAVAVDGSTSITSNSSAFGSVTVTAALGAPPTQSGARVRVEGIAGTYSYPGQQVASRVTGYQQEGSLMGGYEWIWRDAALAGFIGFNVRSNQLSILDPGNPVVGTGIGFRVAGNFYANPTDRTMVSAYGSYSTKFNAYYSRFRVGYMVADGVYIGPEALFLGDDFFRQYRVGAHLSGLSFGPVQMSLAVGYVRDRIQGTGYYSSIEARANF from the coding sequence CTGCCGGTCTCCTCGGGCGGTGCCGACTGGTACACCGGCGCGCAGGCCCAGGCGGTGGACGACAGCTGGGCGGTCGCGGTCGACGGCTCGACCAGCATCACCTCGAACAGCTCGGCCTTCGGCTCGGTCACGGTCACGGCGGCGCTCGGCGCGCCGCCCACTCAGAGCGGCGCGCGCGTGCGCGTCGAGGGGATTGCCGGCACCTATTCCTACCCGGGTCAGCAGGTCGCCTCGCGGGTGACCGGCTACCAGCAGGAAGGCTCGCTGATGGGTGGCTACGAGTGGATCTGGCGGGACGCAGCGCTTGCCGGCTTCATCGGCTTCAACGTGCGCAGCAACCAGCTCTCGATCCTCGATCCCGGCAACCCGGTGGTCGGCACCGGGATCGGCTTCCGGGTCGCGGGCAACTTCTACGCCAACCCGACCGACCGGACCATGGTGTCGGCCTACGGCTCCTACTCGACCAAGTTCAACGCCTACTATTCCCGCTTCCGGGTCGGCTACATGGTCGCTGACGGCGTCTATATCGGGCCAGAGGCACTATTCCTCGGCGACGATTTCTTCCGGCAATATCGTGTCGGTGCCCACCTGTCAGGCCTGAGCTTCGGCCCGGTCCAGATGTCGCTCGCCGTCGGCTACGTCCGCGACCGGATCCAGGGCACGGGCTACTACTCGAGCATCGAGGCGCGGGCGAACTTCTGA